A stretch of the Equus caballus isolate H_3958 breed thoroughbred chromosome X, TB-T2T, whole genome shotgun sequence genome encodes the following:
- the SOX3 gene encoding transcription factor SOX-3 produces MRPARDNASGASSPRVPADLARSTSTSLPFPPDPLAHRPPSAPPTESPGLFTVAAPAPGAPSPPATLAHLLPAPAMYSLLETELKNPVGPPTPAAGAGGPAAPGGAGKSSANTGGGANAGGGSGGGASGGGGGSDQDRVKRPMNAFMVWSRGQRRKMALENPKMHNSEISKRLGADWKLLTDAEKRPFIDEAKRLRAVHMKEYPDYKYRPRRKTKTLLKKDKYSLPGGLLPPGAAAAAAAAAAAAAAAASSPVGVGQRLDTYTHVNGWANGAYSLVQEQLGYAQPATMSSAPPPPALPQMHRYDMAGLQYSPMMPPGAQSYMNAAAAAAAASGYGGMAPSAAAAAAAAYGQQPATAAAAAAAAAAMSLGPMGTVVKTEPSSPPPAITSHSQRACLGDLRDMISMYLPPGGDAADAASPLPGGRLHSVHQHYQGAGTAVNGTVPLTHI; encoded by the coding sequence ATGCGACCAGCCCGAGACAACGCATCAGGTGCGAGTAGCCCGCGGGTTCCTGCTGACTTGGCGCGGAGCACTTCGACAAGCCTGCCTTTCCCGCCAGACCCACTGGCCCACCGGCCCCCAAGCGCCCCTCCGACGGAGTCCCCAGGCCTTTTCACGGTGGCTGCTCCAGCCCCGGGAGCGCCTTCTCCTCCCGCCACTCTGGCGCACCTTCTTCCCGCCCCAGCCATGTACAGCCTGCTGGAGACTGAGCTCAAGAATCCCGTCGGGCCACCCACCCCAGCGGCAGGCGCGGGAGGGCCCGCAGCCCCGGGCGGTGCAGGCAAGAGTAGCGCGAACACAGGCGGCGGAGCGAACGcaggcggcggcagcggcggggGCGCgagcggcgggggcgggggcagcgaCCAGGATCGCGTGAAGCGGCCCATGAACGCCTTCATGGTGTGGTCCCGCGGCCAGCGGCGCAAGATGGCCCTGGAGAACCCCAAGATGCACAACTCTGAGATCAGCAAGCGCTTGGGCGCCGACTGGAAACTGCTGACCGATGCCGAGAAGCGGCCGTTCATAGACGAGGCCAAGCGACTGCGCGCTGTGCACATGAAAGAGTACCCGGACTACAAGTACCGGCCGCGCCGCAAGACCAAGACGCTGCTCAAGAAGGACAAGTACTCCCTGCCCGGCGGCCTGCTGCCCCCCggcgctgccgccgccgctgctgccgccgccgccgctgccgccgccgccgccagcagCCCGGTGGGCGTGGGCCAGCGCCTGGACACGTACACACACGTGAACGGCTGGGCCAACGGCGCGTACTCGCTGGTGCAGGAGCAGCTAGGCTACGCGCAGCCCGCGACCATGAGcagcgcgccgccgccgcccgcgctgCCGCAGATGCACCGCTACGACATGGCCGGCCTGCAGTATAGCCCCATGATGCCGCCCGGCGCTCAGAGCTACATGaacgccgctgccgccgccgccgccgcctcgggtTACGGGGGCATGGCGCCCTcggccgctgccgccgccgccgccgcctacGGGCAGCAgcccgccaccgccgccgccgccgcagccgccgccgccgccatgaGCCTGGGCCCCATGGGCACGGTGGTGAAGACCGAGCCCAGCTCGCCGCCGCCCGCCATCACATCGCACTCGCAGCGCGCGTGCCTTGGCGACCTGCGCGACATGATCAGCATGTACCTGCCGCCCGGCGGGGACGCGGCTGACGCCGCCTCGCCGCTGCCAGGCGGCCGCCTGCACAGCGTACACCAGCACTACCAGGGCGCCGGGACTGCCGTCAACGGAACGGTGCCACTGACCCACATCTGA